In the Actinomycetota bacterium genome, one interval contains:
- a CDS encoding plasmid pRiA4b ORF-3 family protein, with protein MRTFDLHVTLQDIDPPVWRLVRVPDTLTLAGLHATIQAAFGWQDCHLHSFETERARYEPAAGRHHMDPALPEEGTTLADLAHAGVREWDYLYDFGDDWLHTIRIEETHEAEESDQVVPLVLAGERACPPEDCGGPYGYEALLETLADPEAEDHAESAAWAATRPDRPFDPEAFDIAATNVWMLTAVDPHLR; from the coding sequence ATGCGCACCTTCGACCTACACGTCACGCTCCAAGACATCGACCCGCCAGTGTGGCGACTGGTCAGGGTGCCCGACACGCTCACGCTGGCGGGGCTTCACGCCACCATCCAGGCGGCCTTCGGGTGGCAGGACTGCCATCTGCACTCCTTCGAGACGGAGCGTGCCCGGTACGAGCCGGCGGCGGGCCGCCACCACATGGATCCGGCGCTTCCCGAGGAGGGCACGACGCTCGCCGACCTCGCCCACGCCGGAGTAAGGGAGTGGGACTATCTCTACGACTTCGGTGATGATTGGCTGCACACGATCCGCATCGAAGAGACGCATGAGGCCGAGGAAAGCGACCAAGTCGTGCCCCTCGTGCTCGCCGGAGAACGGGCCTGTCCGCCTGAGGACTGCGGTGGGCCCTATGGATACGAAGCGCTGCTCGAGACGCTGGCCGACCCAGAAGCGGAGGATCACGCCGAGTCTGCCGCATGGGCCGCGACCCGGCCGGACAGGCCCTTTGATCCGGAGGCGTTCGACATAGCTGCGACCAACGTCTGGATGCTCACGGCGGTCGACCCTCATCTCCGGTAG